A region of the Nocardia asteroides genome:
GCTGGGTGCGGCCCTGCCACGTGCCGCCGCTCGAGTAGGACACCACGTCGGCCCGAGCGCAGCGCCGGGCCAGCGCGAGGGCGAACAGCGCGGCGGCGTCCCAGCGCGCCAGCGAGCCGTCCTTGGCGAATCCCGCCTGCATCGAGCCCGAGGTGTCCACCAGCACCAGCGTCCGCCCGGACAGCGCGGGCACGGCGGCCAGCGAATGACCGAGCGCCTGCTCGAGCGCGTGACCCCAGCGCAGCGACGGCGCGGCCCGGTACGCCGACAGGAACCGCATCGGCAGCTGCCGCGAACGGGCCACATGTCCGGGATCGGCGAGTTCGGCGGCCACGTCCGCGGCCACGGCGTCGCTCACCCCGGCCTGGTCGAAGTTGCGCAGATTGCGCAGCTTGGCCATGTAACCCATGGTCGGAACGAGTGCCTCCCACACCGTCGCGTCCATCGGGCCCTGGAGCCAGCCCGCGACCGCCTCCCAGGTCATGCCCGCCGCGCGCAGCGTGGCACGAGCCTGCTCGGGGTCGTCGAACAGCGCGCGGCGCTGCTCGACCGGGCGGGCCATCAGCTCCGCACGGGCCCGCAGCACCGCCAGGGCGGTGGGCGGTTCGGTCTCGCGGCCGTACCGCCGATCCAGTGCGTGTGCGAACAACGCGCCCTGCCACGACTTGCCGTCCGCGGGAGTGGGATGGGTCAACTGGAGCACGTCGGCGAACCGGAAGGAGCGCGCGGCGCTGTCCCACTTGAGCAGGGCGCGCTCGTCGTACAGCCGCCGGACGGCGTCGGCGACGCCGCGCTTGACCGGCTTGGGCACGGCCCGCCCATGTGTCGCGATCCAGTAGGCGAGCAGTTCCCCCGGCTCGTCGGCGCGCTGCAACACCGAGTCGATCACCTGCCGCGACATCCCCGCCGCGTCCGCGTCCAGGCGCGCCTTGGCGAACTCGGCGGCGCCGACGATCGCGGCGCTGCGCATGTTCGCCTCGGTGCGCAACCAGCGGAGGAAGCG
Encoded here:
- a CDS encoding TROVE domain-containing protein — translated: MSKFNRARPGATSPVTSETRPTGRTFEGGAGYTRTPQSELFLLAVTNMVGEHTFYESAGERDDRYAALVHQATITAPEWTARFLRWLRTEANMRSAAIVGAAEFAKARLDADAAGMSRQVIDSVLQRADEPGELLAYWIATHGRAVPKPVKRGVADAVRRLYDERALLKWDSAARSFRFADVLQLTHPTPADGKSWQGALFAHALDRRYGRETEPPTALAVLRARAELMARPVEQRRALFDDPEQARATLRAAGMTWEAVAGWLQGPMDATVWEALVPTMGYMAKLRNLRNFDQAGVSDAVAADVAAELADPGHVARSRQLPMRFLSAYRAAPSLRWGHALEQALGHSLAAVPALSGRTLVLVDTSGSMQAGFAKDGSLARWDAAALFALALARRCARADVVSYSSGGTWQGRTQPGSRVFPQRRAEPVLGAVRRWREEGYFLGWGTDTAGAVREHYAGHDRVVILTDEQAHDGDVGRALPARVPLYTWNLAGYRYGHAPGGTPYRHSFGGLTDAAFRMIPLLEAGRDADWPF